Proteins encoded in a region of the Streptomyces violaceoruber genome:
- a CDS encoding O-antigen ligase family protein has protein sequence MAHALPLPPTARVRRLPPVLAVVAVVALLALPLAPGGGGGAHPADAVSALAVLYCALRLVRDRRRPLSRTAAVVLGLPVLGLAVAAAGAVSPGAGLAGLGRYLQVFVLVPAAVLLLVRDRADVRLLAWSMAGLALWQGAVGVHQYVTGTGASYQGERIRAVGTFGPQDVMGMATVVSLGLVCAVGLALGRTPVRQRLFAAGCALVLLLPLALSFSRGAWIATAVTCAVQLLLAGVRRALAVGAAAVAAAVVLVGGFGVGTAMLQERVGSITQVADAPDQSVTDRYTMWAAAAGMWRERPLTGVGLKGFPEHRDAHASLALSSGSETDGAGAGYRRQPLLSPHNMYLLVLAEQGLIGLLALAGSWLALLVLGLRRLRAARRAHGAVPDCAFVACGLLVWQLTDFAYADIGGPSTVLTAVCFGLAAWWALGLRAQEVAER, from the coding sequence GTGGCCCACGCCCTGCCCCTCCCGCCGACGGCGCGCGTACGGCGACTGCCGCCCGTGCTGGCCGTCGTCGCGGTCGTCGCGCTGCTCGCGCTGCCGCTCGCCCCGGGCGGCGGGGGCGGCGCACACCCGGCCGACGCGGTCTCCGCGCTGGCGGTGCTGTACTGCGCGCTGCGGCTGGTACGGGACCGGCGGCGCCCCCTGTCCCGTACGGCGGCCGTGGTGCTCGGGCTGCCCGTGCTCGGCCTCGCGGTCGCCGCGGCGGGCGCCGTGTCGCCGGGGGCCGGCCTCGCGGGCCTCGGCCGCTACCTCCAGGTCTTCGTCCTGGTCCCGGCCGCCGTCCTGCTGCTCGTCCGTGACCGGGCCGACGTACGGCTGCTGGCCTGGTCGATGGCGGGGCTGGCCCTGTGGCAGGGGGCGGTCGGGGTGCACCAGTACGTGACCGGGACCGGCGCGTCCTACCAGGGCGAGCGGATCCGGGCGGTGGGCACCTTCGGGCCGCAGGACGTGATGGGGATGGCGACCGTGGTCTCCCTGGGGCTGGTCTGCGCGGTGGGGCTGGCGCTGGGCCGGACGCCGGTGCGGCAACGGCTGTTCGCCGCCGGGTGCGCGCTCGTCCTGCTGCTGCCGCTCGCCCTGTCGTTCAGTCGCGGGGCGTGGATCGCGACGGCGGTGACCTGCGCGGTGCAGCTGCTCCTCGCCGGGGTGCGCAGGGCGCTGGCCGTGGGGGCGGCCGCGGTCGCGGCGGCGGTGGTGCTGGTGGGCGGCTTCGGGGTCGGTACGGCGATGCTCCAGGAACGGGTCGGCTCCATCACGCAGGTCGCGGACGCCCCCGACCAGTCGGTGACCGACCGGTACACGATGTGGGCGGCGGCGGCCGGCATGTGGCGGGAGCGGCCGCTGACCGGCGTGGGGCTGAAGGGCTTTCCCGAACACCGGGACGCGCACGCCTCGCTGGCGCTGTCCTCGGGCAGCGAGACGGACGGCGCGGGCGCCGGGTACCGCAGGCAGCCGCTGCTCTCCCCGCACAACATGTATCTGCTGGTGCTGGCCGAGCAGGGGCTGATCGGGCTGCTGGCGCTCGCCGGGAGCTGGCTGGCGCTGCTCGTGCTGGGCCTGCGCCGGCTGCGCGCCGCACGCCGGGCACACGGGGCGGTGCCGGACTGCGCGTTCGTCGCCTGCGGGCTGCTGGTGTGGCAGCTGACCGACTTCGCGTACGCCGACATCGGCGGACCGTCGACCGTGCTGACGGCGGTCTGCTTCGGGCTGGCGGCCTGGTGGGCGCTCGGCTTGAGGGCCCAGGAGGTGGCGGAGCGGTGA
- the chpG gene encoding chaplin ChpG → MSRIAKGLALTSVAAAAVAGTAGVAAADSGAQAAAAHSPGVLSGNVVQVPVHIPVNVCGNTIDVIGLLNPAFGNECEND, encoded by the coding sequence ATGTCGCGTATCGCGAAGGGCCTGGCCCTGACCTCCGTCGCCGCCGCCGCGGTGGCGGGCACCGCCGGTGTCGCCGCCGCCGACAGCGGCGCGCAGGCCGCCGCCGCCCACTCCCCGGGCGTCCTGTCCGGCAACGTGGTGCAGGTCCCGGTCCACATCCCGGTCAACGTCTGTGGCAACACCATCGACGTCATCGGCCTGCTGAACCCGGCGTTCGGCAACGAGTGCGAGAACGACTGA
- a CDS encoding glycosyltransferase: MHLPPTGLRPRVLHLTQPVDGGVARVVADLTRAQLAAGLRVAVACPAGGLADRLRALGADVRHWPSTRSPGPALVEEVRRLVRVVEDVRPDLVHAHSAKAGLAGRLAVRGRIPTVFQPHAWSFEAVGGAAALLALGWERWAARWTARTVCVSDAERLRGTRAGLRGPWTVIPNGIDLAGPSADAPGEAPADTSDDAAGVRRLHGVGPHAPLVVCVGRLCRQKGQDVLLSAWESVLARVPGARLVLVGDGPDRARLTARAPASVLFTGTVADAAPWYRAADLVVLPSRWEGMALAPLEAMACGRPVVVTDVDGAREGLPPALVPHCVVPPEDPAALADAAAALLLDAPLRASLGRRGRAHVRSAHDVRHTAAAVAALYGDLLYGDVLDGLRPPPPAHTGDGDRFGDIGDIGDIGDRPADVRRPAVVPIECRESTYP, translated from the coding sequence ATGCACCTGCCACCGACCGGCTTACGGCCACGGGTTCTGCACCTCACCCAACCGGTGGACGGCGGGGTCGCCCGGGTGGTGGCGGACCTGACGCGGGCTCAGCTCGCCGCCGGACTGCGCGTCGCGGTCGCCTGCCCCGCCGGGGGTCTCGCCGACCGGCTGCGTGCGCTGGGCGCCGATGTGCGGCACTGGCCGTCGACCCGCTCGCCCGGCCCGGCGCTGGTGGAGGAGGTACGGCGGCTCGTGCGCGTGGTCGAGGACGTACGGCCCGATCTGGTGCACGCGCACAGCGCCAAGGCCGGTCTGGCCGGACGGCTCGCCGTGCGGGGCCGGATCCCGACCGTGTTCCAGCCGCACGCCTGGTCGTTCGAGGCGGTCGGCGGGGCCGCCGCGCTCCTCGCGCTCGGCTGGGAGCGGTGGGCGGCGCGCTGGACGGCGCGGACGGTGTGCGTGAGCGACGCGGAACGGCTGCGGGGGACCCGGGCCGGGCTGCGCGGGCCCTGGACGGTGATCCCGAACGGCATCGACCTCGCCGGCCCGTCCGCCGACGCCCCCGGCGAGGCCCCCGCCGACACCTCCGACGACGCGGCCGGTGTGCGGCGGCTCCACGGCGTCGGCCCCCACGCGCCGCTGGTGGTCTGCGTGGGCCGGCTGTGCCGGCAGAAGGGCCAGGACGTCCTGCTGAGCGCCTGGGAGTCCGTGCTCGCCCGGGTGCCGGGCGCCCGGCTGGTCCTCGTGGGCGACGGCCCGGACCGCGCCCGGCTGACCGCGCGGGCCCCGGCGTCCGTGCTGTTCACCGGGACCGTCGCCGATGCGGCCCCTTGGTACCGGGCCGCCGACCTGGTCGTCCTGCCGTCGCGCTGGGAGGGCATGGCACTGGCCCCGCTGGAGGCGATGGCCTGCGGGCGGCCCGTGGTGGTGACCGACGTGGACGGTGCCCGCGAGGGCCTGCCGCCCGCTCTCGTACCGCACTGTGTGGTGCCGCCCGAGGACCCGGCGGCGCTGGCCGACGCCGCCGCCGCACTGCTGCTCGACGCGCCGCTGCGGGCGTCGCTCGGCCGCCGGGGGCGGGCGCACGTGCGGTCCGCGCACGACGTACGGCACACGGCCGCCGCGGTGGCGGCCCTGTACGGCGATCTCTTGTACGGCGACGTCCTGGACGGCCTACGTCCCCCACCCCCGGCGCACACCGGCGACGGCGACCGCTTCGGCGACATCGGCGACATCGGCGACATCGGCGACAGGCCCGCGGACGTGCGGCGGCCGGCCGTCGTGCCCATCGAGTGCAGGGAGTCCACCTACCCGTGA
- a CDS encoding exopolysaccharide biosynthesis polyprenyl glycosylphosphotransferase — protein sequence MSAESTVPSPAGRSRDLGSSPVSVLPPRDGTAGPRLPDRRPAPRRDFRPALLVADGTAALPGSLVLTGTPHQPLLTALLVAASLLLSPRPARRTSGALDDLPALCGRIAVVWLVLAALLAAYAPAHALSARILCAGFLLHAVTGCAGRGAVHRRHRAALLNRPRAALVVGPAATAQRVASALLRHPRCGLRPVGIVTGGPGGGTGLPVLSTDEEVRRAVVQNGVRDVLVAGSPVNPSARPRQAALLRTLAESGCTVWELDAEAPEHADAPARPAGDRIAGFPCRRLEPAARRPGGAGKRVLDVTVSGLLLLLLSPLLLACAAVLRVVGGPGVLFRQERVGEGGRPFTLLKFRTHRPADEHESATRWSVADERRMPWFCRFLRRTSLDELLQLWNVFRGDMSLVGPRPERPYFVARFSQTHPGYAARHRVPAGITGLAQINGLRGDTSIEDRARFDNAYIDDWSLWRDVCILLRTAAALVRPTGS from the coding sequence GTGAGCGCGGAAAGCACCGTCCCCTCCCCCGCCGGCCGGTCGCGCGACCTCGGCTCCTCCCCCGTCTCGGTGCTGCCGCCGCGCGACGGCACCGCGGGCCCGCGGCTGCCCGACCGGCGTCCCGCACCTCGGCGGGACTTCCGGCCGGCGCTGCTCGTCGCGGACGGCACGGCGGCCCTGCCGGGCTCGCTGGTCCTCACCGGCACCCCGCACCAACCTCTGCTCACCGCCCTGCTGGTCGCCGCCTCGCTCCTGCTGAGCCCGCGCCCGGCCCGGCGGACCTCCGGCGCGCTGGACGACCTGCCCGCCCTGTGCGGCCGGATCGCGGTGGTGTGGCTGGTGCTCGCGGCGCTCCTCGCGGCGTACGCCCCCGCGCACGCGCTGTCCGCGCGCATCCTGTGCGCCGGTTTCCTGCTGCACGCGGTGACGGGCTGCGCCGGCCGGGGCGCGGTGCACCGCAGACACCGCGCGGCGCTCCTGAACCGCCCCCGCGCCGCCCTGGTCGTCGGTCCCGCCGCGACGGCGCAGCGCGTGGCCTCGGCGCTGCTGCGCCACCCGCGCTGCGGGCTGCGCCCGGTCGGCATCGTCACCGGCGGCCCGGGCGGCGGCACGGGCCTGCCGGTGCTGTCCACGGACGAGGAGGTGCGGCGGGCGGTCGTACAGAACGGCGTACGGGACGTCCTGGTCGCCGGTTCCCCGGTGAACCCCTCCGCACGGCCCCGGCAGGCGGCGCTGCTGCGGACGCTGGCCGAGTCGGGGTGCACGGTGTGGGAGCTGGACGCCGAGGCGCCCGAACACGCCGACGCCCCGGCCCGCCCGGCCGGGGACCGGATCGCCGGGTTCCCCTGCCGGCGCCTGGAACCGGCGGCCCGGCGCCCCGGCGGCGCGGGCAAGCGGGTCCTCGACGTGACGGTGTCGGGGCTGCTGTTGCTGCTGCTGAGCCCCCTGCTGCTGGCCTGCGCGGCGGTGCTGCGGGTGGTGGGCGGTCCCGGGGTGCTGTTCCGGCAGGAGCGGGTCGGGGAGGGCGGCAGGCCGTTCACGCTGCTGAAGTTCCGCACCCACCGCCCGGCCGACGAGCACGAGTCGGCGACCCGGTGGAGCGTGGCGGACGAACGCCGGATGCCGTGGTTCTGCCGCTTCCTGCGGCGCACTTCGCTGGACGAGCTGCTCCAGCTGTGGAACGTCTTCCGGGGCGACATGAGCCTGGTCGGCCCGCGTCCCGAACGCCCGTACTTCGTTGCCCGGTTCAGCCAGACCCACCCCGGCTACGCGGCCCGCCACCGGGTGCCGGCCGGGATCACGGGCCTGGCCCAGATCAACGGGCTGCGCGGCGACACCTCCATCGAGGACCGGGCCCGCTTCGACAACGCCTACATCGACGACTGGTCGCTGTGGCGGGACGTCTGCATCCTGCTGCGCACGGCGGCCGCGCTCGTGCGTCCCACGGGGAGCTGA